aatattatttatgaGGTTGAAATTTTGACAGAAACTCATTAATgcattttaattaaataatatgattttgtaataataatgaatgTCTTTAGGCCAATTACAATTATTGAATTAAGTCCTTCCACAAACTTGATTTTATGGaggatttatttaatttgtttgaagAATACGTTTTAATCTCGCTATACTTGTTCTGTAGTTCTTGCAAAAAAACTTGGTGCGATTTGTAGGGTATATCTCCATCCGATATTTTTGAGGAATGACAGTTCAACATCGATATACTCTTATCAAATAAACCAAGTAATAAACTTATGTCAAGAGTatcgtaaaaatttttagcggtttgtttaaaaaggGCGATATTAAATTCATGATTGACACTCTGTATTTTAGAGATAGTGTCCCAACAAGGAGGTATAAACATAGTTTCTGATTGAATTGTTTGAGCATGAAAATCTCGAGGtttaaacttttgaaaCATAAAATTATACTTCATTAAAACGTTGAGATTATTCCAGCTTGTTGGGTCCGCTGAGATAGAAACAATTGAGGACGTTGGTACGGATAAAAGTGTCGTTCGCAAAAactgtaaaataaattcctGTGAATTATCGACTGAGGTATGCAAGCCTAAAGCATGCTTCAACTACAAATTAGTAAATGTGCAAGTATTCAAGGGTATCTTACCTGTTTCAGAACAACCGTAAAGTTTAGTAGAATACCACTACTTATATCCAATGTTGTCGAGTTCTTATCCAGTAAAGCTACCAGTTTTTTGTTCTCTAAAGCAGATCAGTTAACAGGATAATTGAGTTCAATCAATCTTACGAGACTCTTCAAATCGATTCCTCACAGTTTCCTCGGTATTTATAAGAATTGTTTTCATATTCCGAAGtatatttaataacttCTCCGGAAAGGAAACTAACGCGGAAAGAGTCTGCGCTACGACCATTATTATCCATAACAGATCCAATCCATGCTCGTTTAAAGCTTGACtaacaagaaaattgaatagTCCACCAGTTAAATGTGAAATTTGCCAAAAGTTTACTAGCAGCATGAGATAATTGGTTAATCGTACTAATCGCGTACCTTTCACTTGATCCTTTGTAAAGAAACACTTATAAGCAATTCCTCGAAAATTTACAGTTTCACAATCATTTGATAATTCTGAATAACTTCCCCCGCTAAAACATCCGTGCTCGTTCATACA
This portion of the Schizosaccharomyces pombe strain 972h- genome assembly, chromosome: I genome encodes:
- the dli1 gene encoding meiotic dynein intermediate light chain Dli1/Dil1, with protein sequence MDELLEKLLNDLKKKEPKACSIICIGEDLDIIQCMNEHGCFSGGSYSELSNDCETVNFRGIAYKCFFTKDQVKVNFWQISHLTGGLFNFLVSQALNEHGLDLLWIIMVVAQTLSALVSFPEKLLNILRNMKTILINTEETVRNRFEESQNKKLVALLDKNSTTLDISSGILLNFTVVLKQLKHALGLHTSVDNSQEFILQFLRTTLLSVPTSSIVSISADPTSWNNLNVLMKYNFMFQKFKPRDFHAQTIQSETMFIPPCWDTISKIQSVNHEFNIALFKQTAKNFYDTLDISLLLGLFDKSISMLNCHSSKISDGDIPYKSHQVFLQELQNKYSEIKTYSSNKLNKSSIKSSLWKDLIQ